The genomic window ATCGACATTCCAAACTTGGTTGAAGGTCAAACTTTCGAAGAAGACGTTGAATAAATTTAATTAATTACATCTCGTCACAAGTATATCATCTTTTTAGGTTAGCATTTTACTGTTCATTTAGTTTTGCTTAATACCTACACATTTATCGTATAATTTTATAGTAATGATAAAAACTAAAACTTTATCCTGGCCAACCCTCTAGGACACCCACACGCGCCAAATGGAATGGCTTGAGCATATCTATTCACATTACTAAATGTAGGATATGTTAACAGCAAATGTAacatctatatatatatatatatatatttgtgtATGCAACTATGGAGAGGTTTGTTTAGCGGGGCcactatatatatttgcaCCGCTCTGTCGGGCTCTTTCAAGAATCTCGTTTATATCACCTCCTATACTAAGGAGCTTCTGTCTATTTCTCTTGCAAGTTTGTGTATCGAAATGTCTTTTCAAAGCGTCCTTTCTTGCGAAACCTTTACCACACAACGTGCAGATATTCGGTAGAATTGATAGATGCTGCCTTTCATGTCTTCTTAGATCGCTACTACGACGGAAAATCATATGGCACTGCTGGCATGGGAATCCCTTATCTTCGGAATCACCATTTTCGGTACTTTTATGATTTGATTTGTAGTTGTCAGACTGAGCATCGGACATGTCTGATGACGTTTGGGAGTCCAGCTTGCGTCTCTTAGTTTTACCTTCGCCAAGTCGAAGCTGATCCCCGCTACTTGAAGCAGATGTCATTGGATTATGGTGTAAGTTTCCGTTATATGTACCAGACTTTTGATTGTTGAAATCGACGGGATTGGACAATAGTCTATCAAAATAGTTCAATATCGTCTTATTCTCTGGGGCAATTAGACCAGCAGAAACATTGTTGCTGTGATTGGAAGATGGATTGACCTGATTGTGTGACTGAATGTGACTCGCTCCATACTGGCCATCTCCATTATTGTAAGTGGATAAATCAGAGAAAGCAACATTCTTCCGTGACTGTTGCGGCTGCTGTGGTGTGTTTGCAGGGGTGCTCACGTATTTCACTCGGTTCAACAACTCCCGTATAGTTGGATCCACCTTTTCTGAATTCAAGCTAGTCACCATAATTGCCTCTGCTGCTTTCTGGAAAAACAAACCGTCTTCATTCATGGAGAACTAGTGCAAATAATGTGTTGATAACGCTGGTATCTTCTAATCCTGGAAGATCAAAGAGTAGGTATTGCAACTAATAGGCAGTgatataataatgatattaAAATATTGGTAAGAATAATGATACAATGTTGTTCGGTTCTTCTGGAACTGATTAATGGTAGCTAGCCTACACTCGTTAGCTATTTCGATTTGTTTCACCAATCCTAACCTTGAATCATAAAATTCGCCTACGTCTGCGTTCTGCTCTGTTAACAGACAAAACTCCCAATGATTATGGCAACAATGTTCAGAATACTCTCTTTGTCCTGCAAACAGATGGAGTGAAACGAAAAAGAACACGATGCGATGTAATACAATAACTGGTTTCTTGTCTGGACTAGAACCTAAACATAAAACAATAAGTACGTAAAACCTTTTAGATAACAGTCCTTAGAACTTATATGAGCAAAGGCTAGCTTCACCGTTCGTAACTCTTCTACACTGCATCTGCACTACTGCAAAAGCCACAGTTTatgattgttttttttttttttttttttttttgaatgcACTGATAGAAACAGCGAGATAAACTGACTAAATGCACGTGATTGATTGTATTCGGTTACCCGGGTGGTGTGTTCTTAAATCTATCTCGTAGCGAGTCGGAAAAACTGGAGGAGCAGCAGAAATGTGTCATCGACATCAAAATGGGACGTAATGCGATATAGTGTGAGGATAAGGcgaattgaaaagaacaatatACATGGGTATCATAATTGTTATTCATAAATACATATGAAgcatacatatatatatagctAGTATGAAGAGAGGTGATTGATCCTATTTCACCAAGAAATTCTTGTTAACAAGTTTTCTGCCCATTTCGTTGAAGGATTCGTAGTCAGATGGAAGACAGTACAACTCTTGGTCGTTATCTGGATCAAGGTCTTCAGTGTTTGTGTAATAGTTGGTGAAAGTGCCGAAATTAGTGGATCTGATGTCGACGGAGTCGCCTGACTTCATCTTGTTGCGCCTGTTTTGAGTGCGGTCGTTGGGGTCGAACGAATGTGCTTGAGCTTGGGCGTGAGCATGCCGGAAGACAGCACGTTGGGTTTTTAGATATTGAGACTTGAGAATCGGGCCCACGATTTCACAGCAGTGCCGAAGCTGCTCTTTTGGAAGGCCAGTGGCCCTAGAAAGCAGAAGTAATTGCTGATCCCATGTAGGACTGTTTTGTTCCAACGAGATGCTATTGTGTGGGAAAGTGAACAAAAGACACGTAACGACGAGTTTCCGTACGTCGTATTTCAAGAACCTCATGTAATTTTCTTGCGATTTGCTGCAGATGCCAAGGAACTTGATGCTCATGACACAcattttgttgaattgCTGTCTGGTGGCCCTCACTCGGGCAAGCAGCGTTCGAAGGAATTTCAAAAGTTCGGCCAACGTAATAACATGCTGTTGTTGCGCCTGTGATTCACCATCATCTGTTGGAACTAACAACTTGCTATGCTTGATTAGAACAGCTGCACAGAAATTCCGAAGCATGAAATTACTCAACGTCTCCATCTCTTGCTTGTATCTGTATCTCTTTTTTATATCATGTACGGCTGGCGATGGCTCAGGGGACTTTCTCGTGTTGATATTCACATTCATATTCACATTCAAAGAATGGCTAGTATTCTTCTGCATCTCTCTTTGAATCATGGACACCTCCTCTTGTGTTAAATGATCAACTGATTTTCTCAACTCAAGCATCGTCTTTTATACCCCCAATgtctcttttattttcttaACCTTAACACCCTCAAGAAAGGCCAGAGCGCTCCCAAAAGGCTTTATTCCTGTTAAAAGCTACCGACAGCACCAACACAACACACCACTATTCGATAGtgatttgaatttgtttcCAAACACCAGTTATCGCACAAAATCAGTTCACTTCCAGCTTCAAACTGCCAAGTTTTTAGTTTATAAATACAAATTACCTTGTCACATTTTAATGGGACATCGCCATATCTTTCTTTATCCCAAAAATCCCAAAAATGACTAACTTTTCGATGTTTTGACAGATTCCAACGatatgtttctttttcgcACCTCCAgaaaattataaaaaaaaaaaaaaaaaaaaatcaaattcaattaaataaaattaaactTAGCCAATGACAATGTGAATAAATTCTTAAaattaatttaattttgaaAGGGTCCATTCACGTGATGATTATTGTTGAAGCCGTGAAAAAGTTCATGTTAAAGTGCTCTTTAATCGCTACATTTCCTCTGTCACTCTATAACGAGATATCTCTAGGCAATATTGTGCAGCGCTTTACTTGAATACCAAAGGATGACCGACATAAGggaaaaggaaacaaagaCTGGTCAAAGACTTGTCAAAGACACATTCTGATTGCTTGGTATACTTGACGTTTTTGTTGCGGTTATAAGTGCGTTTTTTCCCCCAAAACCTTTGAAGGCTgtctgctgctgcaatGTTTCGTGCATTTATATCCATTCGAAATGCTTCATCGCATTCATACCAGAAGACATTGCGATTGCCCAAAACAAAGTTCCCAAATAGGTCGAACTTGCAAAAGGCCTTTGATCAGTTAATTCCGCAAAGTTCGCAGCAAATTTATACTCAACAGTACGATGAGCTTATTGTAAAGCTTTCCAAGATATCTGAATGTCCAGATTCGATGAAGCTTGATTTCTTGCGTGAtaatgttttcattttacATGATGGGCCACCTTACGCTAATGGTGATTTGCATCTTGGTCATGCTTTGAACAAGATTTTAAAGGATATCATCAATAGACACCAACTATTGAACGGAAAACATGTTGTGTACATTCCAGGCTGGGATTGCCACGGGCTCCCAATAGAATTAAAAGCTTTGAACAAGTTAAATGATAAGTTGGACACTATTTCGCCCATGAAAATTAGATCTATTGCAAGGGCGCATGCGCAAAAGACAATTAAGGCGCAAAAGGAACAGTTTGAACAGTTTGGTATTTTAACCGACTGGAAAACTAGGTATCTCACAATGGATCCcaaatttgaaatcaatcaattaaaTGTCTTCCAGGAACTCTTCAAGAGAAATTTGATTAAAAGGCAACGGAAACCGGTATACTGGGGGACAGAAACGAAAACTGCTTTAGCAGAAGGTGAATTGGAGTATAAAGAAGACCATGTCTCCACTTCGGCGTATGTGAAATTTCCTTTGACTGAGAAAAGTAAAGAATCTTTAGACGTTGGTGCCATCCCAACTTATCTATTAATTTGGACAAGTACACCATGGACATTGCTCTCAAATAGAGCAATATGTTTCAACGAATCTTTGCAATATGTTTTACTGAGATTTAACAATGAGTATCTAATCCTGGAAAAAAATCTGGCTGAAAACCTCAGCTTTATTTCAGGTTACGAAGTGGTGAAGTCTTTGGACCCCAAAATCTTGTCTGGTCTATCTTACACAAACCCTCTGGTTAAAGATGATATTGCTCGTCCTTTATTCCATGGTGACCATGTCACTAGCACTACTGGTACTGGTTTGGTCCATACCGCCCCTGGCCATGGTCATGAAGATTACACAATCGGGATTCAGAACTCCCTTGAAGTTTACTCGCCCGTAGACCATGAGGGTAGGTatgatttgaatgaattaCCATTTCATTTACAGACCTatttcaaggaagaagaatctgGTAAGGGTTGTAAAGTTCTAGATACCCACACgactaaaaaaattattgatTTGTTGGACAAAGAGAATATGTTGGCCCATCATCATGAATACATTCATTCATATCCTTATGATTGGAGATCGAAAAAACCTATTGTTATTCGTGCCACACCACAATGGTTTGCTGATTTACACGATATCAAATCAGCAGCATTAAGAGCTCTGGAGGATGTAAAGTTCTTCCCGGAACGTGGAATGAATAGACTCACTTCCTTCATAAAAAACAGAAACGAATGGTGTATTTCAAGACAAAGATATTGGGGTGTTCCAATCCCTTCTTTACACAAAAGAGATGATCCTGATACAGTGTTGATGAATGAAGAAACATTATCGCATATTATTAAAACCATAGAATCTAAAGGAATTGATGCATGGTTTGCTGAATCTACGGAAGAATCAATGTATGAGTGGCTACCCGAAAAGTATCATGCCATCGCGAAAGATTACTACAGAGGAACCGATACAGTCGATGTCTGGTTTGACAGCGGTACAAGTTGGCATGTCATTGCTGATTGGTATAAAAACATTGCAGGATTAAAGTCACAATTACCAGAGCCGCTTGCAGACGTTTATCTCGAAGGTTCTGATCAGCATAGAGGTTGGTTCCAAAGTTCATTATTGACTAAAGTTGGCTCTACTGGAATCGACGAGGCTCCTTACAAAAAAGTTATTACACACGGTTTTACGTTAGATGAGAATGGTATCAAAATGTCCAAGTCAATAGGTAATACAATTTCCCCTTTGGCAATAATCAAAGGGGATgataaaagaaaattgcCTGCTTTAGGTGTCGATGGTTTGCGTCTATTGGTTGCACAATCCAACTTTACATCTGATATTGTAGCAGGTCCGACCGTCATGAAACACGTTGCTGAtgctttgaagaaatttaGACTCACATTCAAATTTATATTAGGTAATTTGCAAGAATCCACAGAGTTTGAACTACTTCCCTTCTCTGAATTACGCAGAATAGACCAATATACTCTCTTGAATCTAAAGATACTATGTGAAGAGACTCAAAAGTTGTACAACCAACACAACTTTTCGAACGTGCTAACTCAGGTCCAATATCATATGAACAATGACTTATCAGCATTGTACTTTAGCGTTATCAAAGATTCATTATATTCTGATTCACTAACTTCAAGTAAAAGGCGTTCCATTCAAACAACCCTTTTCCATATATTCGATGCTTATCGTAGCATCATGGCCCCAGTTATTCCACTCATGGTTCAGGAGGCATGGAATTACATTCCTAAAGAGTGGTTTGGGAAATCTCCTAGAAATTCTTTATCGGGCGTGGAAACAGCATTCACAAGGCAATGGTGTAATAGCTTAAGGGAAATTCCAGATTCTAACGAAAATTTGTTGCACAGCTTTTCTAATAATGAACTTAAACTTTTGAGCTCTTTCACTCAAAAGTTTAACACGTTGGATAATGTAACTAAACCATTGCAACTGAAGGTTACGCTCTATTGTCAAGAGCCCGAATTACTACCGTTTACTCGCgaagaaatagaagatTTATTACAAGTCGGTGAACTGGTTATAGAAACAGGCTCTCAATCAGATTTGCCATATCTTGAATTAAGTTCGACTACTGTTCAATTGAAGTTGGAGGAGAGTGTGTTACATAAATGTCCAAGATGTTGGAAGCATAACTCGCCTAATGAAGATACATTATGTCATCGTTGTGAGGAAGTGATTAACGATTCATAATTATGATCACATGATCTCGTATAATGGAAACAGTATAATTCtcatgtaaatatatattgtatataGTCAAGACTACtccaaagaacaaaagatattACATAGCTCAAAAAAGGTATAATTCACCTTTGTAACCTCAGTTTAGTACTGTGTATCCTTTAAGATCATTGAGGTACCACAAGAGATAATATTTGTCGAGAATACGCTATTGTTTGTTAATAGTTTACAATTTATAAATGAGATTATCACAAAGCTACATTGGGCTAGGATTAAAGAATGGTTCATCACTGCTTCAAAGCAATCGGAGAATCCTCTTGAAAACACCCCAAGTATCTACTTATGTTTTCAAAGGGAAAAGATTCAAAACGGATTCAGTTCAATCGACAAATGCCAATGATAAACTACATAGAATCATTAAACGATCAAGCTTTTTAACGAAATTAAACTCCAATCCTAAGTATAAACACTACTTTGATAAACTATCGGAAGCAGGAGCGGTGTCTACAGTAACTTCATTTTTAATCTTGCATGAAATAACAGCAATTATACCACTTTTTGCATTATGGGGAATACTCTATAATCTCGATATTTCAGATCAATACGAAATGCCCgtatatttcaaagaccTGTTCAATAAGTGCGGTGAGAGCATAAGTAAATTAGTTGGAGAATATGATAATGGGTGGGATAGAGATCGATTAGTGGTTTCTGGCGCCATATCGTATGCTATAGTGAAATTTCTTTATCCCGTGCGAGTCCTTTTCAGCCTTTGGGCTGCCCCTTATATGGGGATGTTAGTAGTCGCACCGTTTAAGAAATTAAGGGCACTGTTTAGGTGATATCTAAAGATGACACCACTGCCATATGCGCATTTTAATATAGGTTTATTTTAGTGAAGTCATGATTTATAAAATGCCAAGGAACTCGTGGAGACGTTAGAACTGACTTTCAATATGCATTTTACTTATTTAATGAGTTTTCCGATGTAATAACACTTAGTAGAGCCCAATCTACCTCCTAGTAGTTGTTTGTTGACTGTGAATAATTATCCATTAAAACCTATTGGTTCCTTTGACTAATTTGACGTTTTAAAGAATTTCCTCTATAATCAAATTAATTCAAGTTTGTTATATAGAGagatattcaaaagaaagcATATGGATAAAGTAGTGCAAGAAGGGAAGGCGCTACTAAACGTTTATTGCATAACTGCTATATCTTGAGTATTTTTCGTTACAAGGGTTTTTTATGGATCCCAAAATCAGAGGAGAAACTTTACACAAATGTCTTACTATCGATTGAATAACGGTCAAGGTGGTAATAACAATCGTTGGCCACAGCAACTTTCACATCAGGAGATGTTGGCGAATCATTCGAAGCTGATTTTAGATAAGAACAAACCTGCTGGTACTCAGAGTAAACCACCTATCGTAATGGCGAGCAACAATGTTTTTTCCATTGGTCCTTACCGTCAAAGAAAGGATAGCTCAAGGGTCTCGGTGCTACAAAAGTATGAAATTATAGGTTATATCGCAGCGGGTACATATGGTAAGGTTTATAAAGCGAAGTCTAGGGATTATGATAATAATAGGAATGGCAACGATGTTATAGTTCTTGACTCTCCCGATCCTATCAGTGCTGACTCGAATTTAGACATTAACTCCATCAATAGATCAACAAGGCAACATGAGGCAAATGAAAATCTAACTACAACAGACTTTAGAAAACCTTTCAATAAACGTTTTACTCCCAACGAAAGGAATAATTCAACTCAAATTAGGTTTAATAGCGGGTCAGAGCAAAATACTGGGAtgaattcttccaatttaACTAACAATTCGAGAAAACCATCACAGATCCAATTCTATGCTATtaaaaagttcaaaactGAAAGAGAAGGGGTAGAGCATTATACAGGGATATCTCAAAGTGCTTGTAGAGAAATGTCACTTTGTCGAGAGTTGGATAATAACCATTTGACGAAATTAGTCGAAATATTtttggagaagaaaagcaTATACATGGTATCGGAGTTTGCTGAGCACgaccttcttcaaattattCACTTCCACTCTCATCCTGAGAAAAGACTAATACCTTCTAGGATGCTCAAATCAATAATGTGGCAAATATTGGATGGTGTGTCTTATTTGCATCAAAACTGGATACTTCATAGGGATCTAAAGCCGGCTAATATTATGGTTACCGTTGATGGTTGTGTTAAGATAGGTGATCTAGGTTTAGCAAGAAAATTCAATAACATGATTCAAACATTATACACTGGTGATAAGGTTGTTGTTACAATTTGGTATCGTGCACCTGAATTAATACTTGGTGCTCGTCATTATACTCCAGCTATTGATCTTTGGGCTGTTGGTTGCATTTTTGCAGAACTCATAGGTTTGAGGCCAATATTCAAAGGGGAAGAAGCTAAAATGGAATCTAAAAAGAGTGTTCTCTTTCAGGCTAACCAATTCCAAAGGATACTCGAGGTTATGGGAACGCCAGATCATAAAATATGGCCTAACATCAGTAGCTATCCAGAATACCCTCAACTCGCGAAAATGCCGAAATACAGAGAATCGTTAACAACATGGTACCAGACCGCTGGTGGTAAGGATAAAGCTGCTTTGGACATTCTTTACCGTTTGCTAACATATGATCCAATTCGCAGGATAGATGCTATTGATGCTTTAGATCATCCTTACTTCACTAACGGTGATCCACCTGTTTGTGAGAACGTCTTTGAAGGTCTTAACTACAAGTATCCTCCTAGACGCATTCATACAAACGATAATGATATTACAAATGTAGGAAACGACAATAACCCTAATCACTCTCAGAAGCAAACAATACATTctaataacaacaataaaaacGGCAGTATAAATGGACTAGGTGTAAACAAAAGGGTATTGgctgctgccgctgctgccgctgctgcCGCCGCCGTTTCAGGCAATGGCAATAACCCATCTAATAACAATATGGCGGCTGGAGGTTCAGTACgtaaaaagagaaagtaATGCTATAATTAatatgtaatatatatacggTTGCTACGCTTAACACCTTTCAAGAACGTCCcttgttttttcttctacGCTTGGCACCAATGATGGTTTTAATATCATTACTTAGTCCTGACTTTGTTGGCACCTCTGGTGCATTTGCTTGTGCTTCCTTTGCCTTTTCTGCACTAGATTCTTCAGCACGTTTCCTCTTTAGAGATTGAATTCTAGATTCTTGAACcttttcccttcttcttttcacaACGTTTGCATTTTCAATGGCAAATTCGACAActaatcttcttttcttgaaactATCTGGATCTAGAAGtttttgctcttcttctgtaagGCCTTCGAtaatctcttcttttgtaaCTTCATGAGCGTTAAGCCATCTTAAGCACATTAATGCGGTCTTGTGATCTCTAAATTCAACGAAACCATAACCTCTACTTCTACCAACCGTGGAGCCCTTGACTTCCATGATGATCTTTGACTGCCTTACGATACCATGTTTTttatccttcttcttcacagcttctatttcttcttctgacATAAATTTATACTTCTCTTTAGTAGATCTCACAATTTCTTCCTTATTAAGAGCATGTCTCTTCCCTTCCTTTACTTCTTTAGCAAATTCAACGACAGCTTTACGTGCTAATGCTTTAAGACTCTTTTCTGTCATAGCTCTTGGGATGTTTCTAATAGCTAATCTTGTCATGGAAAGATGCAAACTtgggttcttcttcaattgttcaACTCTCAATTTGTAAGATTTTTCCCTGACTTCCATATCGGCAGGTGTTAATAACTGAGCTAGTTTCGAGCCTTCCACGATTCTACCTTCGTTTAACAAGTATAGATTACGTCTATCCTTCTCACCCGGTGCTTTACCTAAGACctctttcctcttttccgcatttctttcaaacatTCTACCAGCAGATTCTCTATCTAATGTTGGGGAAATAGCAAGAACACGGCCTTGGTAAACGTATTCGGGACTGACATCGTCACTTATTAAAAGGGAAGTGCTGCCTGTGGCTGGTGCATTACTTAAACAGTTTTCATAAGCTTGTTCTGTTTTGAAAGCAACAAAAGCGGTACCCTTTGCTAGACCAGTTTCTTTGTCAATAACGGGTAAAGCATATTTAACAGGACCGAATACGTTGAAATGATCTGCCAAAGATTCTTGTGTGGCATCATATGGCACATTACGAACGAAAATGGAGAAATCTTCctttctgtttttcttctggggtttctcttcttcctgctcttcttcttcatcttcttcttcctcgtctTCACTAAGTTGTTCATCCGATTGAAGTTCGacatcatcttcttcagaatcatcatcttgcTCCTCTTCTGCGGCATCTTCGGAGCCGGATTCAGATTCGGAATCAGATTCAGTATTTTCTTGAGGGGCTTCTAACTCCTTGTGTTCAGTCTTGTACTCTTCCCATCTGCTTTTTTGAATAGCAAAATCAACTGCCACTTTTCTACCATCGATAGTCAAATCTTTAGTATTTTCGATTGCAAGCTTACAATTAGAGATTCTGTTCATAGTAACAAAGGCAAACCCACATAGTCTACCGTCTCTCTTCCTTGGAATGCTGGCTTCAACAACGGTACCGTACTGACcaaatattttctttagcTTAGTTGGATCACGACAAGACCATGGCATATTTCTGATAATCAACTTAGGTTTACCCTTCATCAAATCGTTATCACTCtcgatcttcttttctgccTCACTTTTAGTATCTTCTGATTCGTTTGAAGCCTCTTTGGCGTCGCCCTTACGATTACGATCTCTTCTCTTGGCAATATCTACCCTCAACAAACGACCTAGAAACTTCGTCTTCCTAGCCTGAGATAATGCTTCCTTTGTGTCATCTTCTACAGCAAAACTAACAAACCCAAACCCTCTGCTAGCACCCTCACTATCCTTCACAATAACAGCATGCTTTATTGGAGAGAACTGTGAGAAGAAGTTACCAAACTCTTCATCAGTAGCCTCGAACGGTACCCCACGCACAAAAAGTGTCTTTAAATCAAGACCTTCATCCTTTTTCTCCATGTTTCCACTCATTGTCAACAATTCGTTCCTTGACTTCTGAGTAGCAATCACTGTATTGAGGGAAACTTCTCTATTATACAGCCTATATCTCTTCTCAGAGCTCGCAATACTTTCTttgagatgcgatgagatgagatgcgatgagctagacgtttttttaaaattttctatagtcaaaaaaagaaatcatcatcaacagaattgaaatttcaagaaTCATCGAGCTGAAGAAATGAGAGGCTATAGGTCACGTGAATGTAGATAAGACACGTTAGGAAGAGGATCTATAACGCAAGACTTAGATGTACTTGTTCCTGGAGGAACTGATTTGAGTATGAAACGGTAATAACTCTTAAGGTTATTGTCGGATAGTCTTGTTTAACAAGAGAAAGCAATAAATTGTGTGGTTATGAGATCGAGAGTTACAAGCATTGCTCATTCAGCCAAGAACAAGTTGGCACGACTAGGGGAAGAAACGATGGTAGAATTGCTGCGACATTGGTTAATCACGTATCCTATTGAGGATTCCAAGCTAATATCCGATAACCTTCCGTCCTTGATTGGTAAAAATGGGATAAGAAATATTGCCAAAATGGCAGTTACGCGATGGTGGCCCGAACTGAAA from Kluyveromyces marxianus DMKU3-1042 DNA, complete genome, chromosome 6 includes these protein-coding regions:
- the NOP4 gene encoding mRNA-binding ribosome biosynthesis protein NOP4 produces the protein MSGNMEKKDEGLDLKTLFVRGVPFEATDEEFGNFFSQFSPIKHAVIVKDSEGASRGFGFVSFAVEDDTKEALSQARKTKFLGRLLRVDIAKRRDRNRKGDAKEASNESEDTKSEAEKKIESDNDLMKGKPKLIIRNMPWSCRDPTKLKKIFGQYGTVVEASIPRKRDGRLCGFAFVTMNRISNCKLAIENTKDLTIDGRKVAVDFAIQKSRWEEYKTEHKELEAPQENTESDSESESGSEDAAEEEQDDDSEEDDVELQSDEQLSEDEEEEDEEEEQEEEKPQKKNRKEDFSIFVRNVPYDATQESLADHFNVFGPVKYALPVIDKETGLAKGTAFVAFKTEQAYENCLSNAPATGSTSLLISDDVSPEYVYQGRVLAISPTLDRESAGRMFERNAEKRKEVLGKAPGEKDRRNLYLLNEGRIVEGSKLAQLLTPADMEVREKSYKLRVEQLKKNPSLHLSMTRLAIRNIPRAMTEKSLKALARKAVVEFAKEVKEGKRHALNKEEIVRSTKEKYKFMSEEEIEAVKKKDKKHGIVRQSKIIMEVKGSTVGRSRGYGFVEFRDHKTALMCLRWLNAHEVTKEEIIEGLTEEEQKLLDPDSFKKRRLVVEFAIENANVVKRRREKVQESRIQSLKRKRAEESSAEKAKEAQANAPEVPTKSGLSNDIKTIIGAKRRRKNKGRS
- the SSN3 gene encoding cyclin-dependent serine/threonine protein kinase SSN3 codes for the protein MSYYRLNNGQGGNNNRWPQQLSHQEMLANHSKLILDKNKPAGTQSKPPIVMASNNVFSIGPYRQRKDSSRVSVLQKYEIIGYIAAGTYGKVYKAKSRDYDNNRNGNDVIVLDSPDPISADSNLDINSINRSTRQHEANENLTTTDFRKPFNKRFTPNERNNSTQIRFNSGSEQNTGMNSSNLTNNSRKPSQIQFYAIKKFKTEREGVEHYTGISQSACREMSLCRELDNNHLTKLVEIFLEKKSIYMVSEFAEHDLLQIIHFHSHPEKRLIPSRMLKSIMWQILDGVSYLHQNWILHRDLKPANIMVTVDGCVKIGDLGLARKFNNMIQTLYTGDKVVVTIWYRAPELILGARHYTPAIDLWAVGCIFAELIGLRPIFKGEEAKMESKKSVLFQANQFQRILEVMGTPDHKIWPNISSYPEYPQLAKMPKYRESLTTWYQTAGGKDKAALDILYRLLTYDPIRRIDAIDALDHPYFTNGDPPVCENVFEGLNYKYPPRRIHTNDNDITNVGNDNNPNHSQKQTIHSNNNNKNGSINGLGVNKRVLAAAAAAAAAAAVSGNGNNPSNNNMAAGGSVRKKRK
- the MET31 gene encoding Met31p, with protein sequence MNEDGLFFQKAAEAIMVTSLNSEKVDPTIRELLNRVKYVSTPANTPQQPQQSRKNVAFSDLSTYNNGDGQYGASHIQSHNQVNPSSNHSNNVSAGLIAPENKTILNYFDRLLSNPVDFNNQKSGTYNGNLHHNPMTSASSSGDQLRLGEGKTKRRKLDSQTSSDMSDAQSDNYKSNHKSTENGDSEDKGFPCQQCHMIFRRSSDLRRHERQHLSILPNICTLCGKGFARKDALKRHFDTQTCKRNRQKLLSIGGDINEILERARQSGANIYSGPAKQTSP
- the MRX11 gene encoding Mrx11p, which gives rise to MRLSQSYIGLGLKNGSSLLQSNRRILLKTPQVSTYVFKGKRFKTDSVQSTNANDKLHRIIKRSSFLTKLNSNPKYKHYFDKLSEAGAVSTVTSFLILHEITAIIPLFALWGILYNLDISDQYEMPVYFKDLFNKCGESISKLVGEYDNGWDRDRLVVSGAISYAIVKFLYPVRVLFSLWAAPYMGMLVVAPFKKLRALFR
- the ISM1 gene encoding isoleucine--tRNA ligase ISM1, with the translated sequence MFRAFISIRNASSHSYQKTLRLPKTKFPNRSNLQKAFDQLIPQSSQQIYTQQYDELIVKLSKISECPDSMKLDFLRDNVFILHDGPPYANGDLHLGHALNKILKDIINRHQLLNGKHVVYIPGWDCHGLPIELKALNKLNDKLDTISPMKIRSIARAHAQKTIKAQKEQFEQFGILTDWKTRYLTMDPKFEINQLNVFQELFKRNLIKRQRKPVYWGTETKTALAEGELEYKEDHVSTSAYVKFPLTEKSKESLDVGAIPTYLLIWTSTPWTLLSNRAICFNESLQYVLLRFNNEYLILEKNLAENLSFISGYEVVKSLDPKILSGLSYTNPLVKDDIARPLFHGDHVTSTTGTGLVHTAPGHGHEDYTIGIQNSLEVYSPVDHEGRYDLNELPFHLQTYFKEEESGKGCKVLDTHTTKKIIDLLDKENMLAHHHEYIHSYPYDWRSKKPIVIRATPQWFADLHDIKSAALRALEDVKFFPERGMNRLTSFIKNRNEWCISRQRYWGVPIPSLHKRDDPDTVLMNEETLSHIIKTIESKGIDAWFAESTEESMYEWLPEKYHAIAKDYYRGTDTVDVWFDSGTSWHVIADWYKNIAGLKSQLPEPLADVYLEGSDQHRGWFQSSLLTKVGSTGIDEAPYKKVITHGFTLDENGIKMSKSIGNTISPLAIIKGDDKRKLPALGVDGLRLLVAQSNFTSDIVAGPTVMKHVADALKKFRLTFKFILGNLQESTEFELLPFSELRRIDQYTLLNLKILCEETQKLYNQHNFSNVLTQVQYHMNNDLSALYFSVIKDSLYSDSLTSSKRRSIQTTLFHIFDAYRSIMAPVIPLMVQEAWNYIPKEWFGKSPRNSLSGVETAFTRQWCNSLREIPDSNENLLHSFSNNELKLLSSFTQKFNTLDNVTKPLQLKVTLYCQEPELLPFTREEIEDLLQVGELVIETGSQSDLPYLELSSTTVQLKLEESVLHKCPRCWKHNSPNEDTLCHRCEEVINDS